The genomic interval TGATCGCCCACTTCCATAACACCATCATCGGCGGCGTGGTCTTCGGCCTGTTCGCCGGCATGGTGTACTGGTTCCCGAAGGCGTTCGGCTTCAAGCTCGACGAGTTCTGGGGCAAGGTGTCGTTCTGGTGCTGGCTGACCGGCTTCTGGGTCGCGTTCACCCCGCTCTACATCATGGGCCTGATGGGCGTGACTCGCCGTCTGAGCCAGTTCGAGGACACCTCGCTGCACCTGTTCTTCGTGGTCGCGGCGATCGGCGCGGCGCTGGTCGCGGCCGGCATCGGCGCGTTCATCATGTCGATCGTCCAGGCTGTGCGGAAGCGCAAGGCGCTGCGCGACGTCACCGGCGATCCCTGGGACGGCCGGACGCTGGAGTGGTCGACCTCGTCGCCGCCGCCGGCCTACAACTTCGCCTTTACGCCGGTCGTCCATGAGATCGACGCCTGGGCGGACATGAAGCGCCACGGCTACAAGCGTCCGCTGGCCGGTTTCGTGCCGATCCACATGCCGCGCAATACCGGTGCGGGCGTGGTGCTTTCGGCGATCAGCGTCGCCCTGGCCTTCGGTCTGATCTGGCACATCTGGTGGCTGGCGGGCGTGTCGTTCGTGGCCCTGGTGGTCGCGGCGATCGCGCACACCTTCAACTACGACCGCGAGTACTACATCCCCGCCCAGGATGTGATCGACACCGAGGAACAACGCACGCGCGATCTCGCGCAGCAGGCGCTCTGACATGGCACATAGCATTCAATCCACATCCGGCGATACCGCCCGCGTCTACCACGTGATCGAAGACCCGCATGCCCATGACGGGCATGAGCATCACCCCGAGACCGGGACCAACCTCGGCTTCTGGATCTACCTGATGAGCGACTGCCTCATCTTCGCGATCCTGTTCGCCATTTACGCCGTGCTCGGCCGCAACTACGCGGCCGGCCCGTCGCCGGCCGACCTGTTCGATCTGAAGCTGATCCTGGTCGCGACGTTCATGCTGCTGTTCTCGTCGATCACCTACGGGTTCGCGATGCTGAACTCGTACAAGCAGAACATCCGCGGCACGATCGGCTGGCTGCTGGTGACCGGCCTGTTCGGCCTGGCATTCCTGGGTATCGAGCTCTACGAGTTCCACCATCTCGCCCACCTGGGCGCGACCCCGCAGCGCAGCGCGTTCCTGTCGTCA from Luteimonas sp. S4-F44 carries:
- the cyoC gene encoding cytochrome o ubiquinol oxidase subunit III, whose protein sequence is MAHSIQSTSGDTARVYHVIEDPHAHDGHEHHPETGTNLGFWIYLMSDCLIFAILFAIYAVLGRNYAAGPSPADLFDLKLILVATFMLLFSSITYGFAMLNSYKQNIRGTIGWLLVTGLFGLAFLGIELYEFHHLAHLGATPQRSAFLSSFFTLVGTHGLHVTFGLIWLVTLVFQLRKHGLNAANHRRLMCLSMFWHFLDVIWIGVFSYVYLMGVVG